In the genome of Fulvivirga maritima, one region contains:
- a CDS encoding Crp/Fnr family transcriptional regulator — translation MNNSSSDLEQLKAFFNSIAPLPDDVFAEVIKYVKKKAYEKGEAILSSGQIETRSNFVLKGVVIQSIFDEGIPITLNITSAGLAFNSLKSYLENVPSEETHEAITPVEVLYILKSDLEMLAKAHHEFCYFLFKLHEVILLDRENRMFLLQHRQPGKRLFLFMQNVERANYILAETPDKYVASYLNMTPQQYSKEKKKYYRQLHND, via the coding sequence ATGAATAATTCTTCTTCTGATTTAGAGCAATTAAAGGCTTTTTTTAATTCTATAGCGCCTCTTCCTGATGACGTTTTCGCTGAGGTAATCAAATATGTGAAGAAGAAAGCTTATGAAAAGGGTGAAGCTATTCTCAGTTCAGGTCAGATAGAAACTAGGTCAAATTTTGTTCTTAAAGGGGTGGTGATTCAAAGTATTTTTGATGAAGGAATACCCATTACTCTAAATATTACGTCGGCAGGGCTCGCCTTTAACAGCTTAAAAAGCTATCTGGAAAATGTTCCTTCCGAGGAAACTCATGAGGCTATAACACCTGTAGAGGTACTCTATATTTTGAAGTCTGATCTTGAAATGCTAGCAAAGGCCCATCATGAGTTTTGCTATTTTTTGTTCAAGCTCCATGAAGTGATTTTATTAGACCGGGAAAATCGTATGTTTCTGCTTCAGCATAGACAACCAGGTAAAAGGCTTTTTTTGTTTATGCAAAATGTGGAAAGGGCTAATTATATCCTGGCAGAAACCCCTGATAAATATGTGGCTAGCTATCTTAATATGACCCCTCAGCAATACAGCAAGGAGAAAAAGAAATATTACAGGCAGTTGCATAATGATTAG